The following are from one region of the Candidatus Dadabacteria bacterium genome:
- a CDS encoding cobalamin-binding protein translates to MEGGLGVLLRRLYNKGMRICSLLPSSTEIIFALGLEETLVGVTHECDYPPQARDKPVVVNSILEGKGKLSSARIDELVSSSRSEGKSVYLIDSELLKEMKPDLIVTQGLCDVCAVSENEVTDACEILENSPEILSLDPTTVGEIMDSILVLGEITRTRSKASQLVENLRKRVETVEKKLSGERYRPGVFCLEWLDPPYAAGHWVPEMVMTAGGEPLISRVGEPSFKTSWNEILEANPDYMIIMPCGFDIEKTLDGIEEVTGRVRQWHVLRSVRKGHCYVVDANSYFSRSSPRVVDGIELLAGVIHPDIFTQRPKDNSVLNLKNHFYLQTFLG, encoded by the coding sequence ATGGAAGGGGGCTTGGGAGTTCTCTTGCGGCGACTGTATAATAAGGGCATGAGAATATGTTCTCTCCTCCCGAGCTCAACCGAGATAATATTCGCCCTTGGGCTTGAGGAAACCCTGGTCGGAGTAACGCACGAATGCGATTACCCTCCGCAGGCGCGAGACAAGCCCGTGGTGGTAAACAGCATTCTCGAAGGAAAAGGCAAGCTCTCAAGCGCACGCATAGACGAACTTGTAAGCAGCAGCCGCTCGGAGGGAAAAAGCGTTTATCTGATCGACTCCGAGCTCCTAAAGGAGATGAAACCGGATCTCATAGTAACCCAAGGGCTTTGTGACGTCTGCGCGGTATCTGAAAACGAGGTGACGGATGCCTGCGAAATTCTCGAGAACAGTCCTGAAATACTGTCCCTTGACCCTACCACCGTCGGCGAGATAATGGATTCCATACTGGTTCTGGGAGAAATCACGCGCACCAGAAGCAAGGCTTCGCAACTCGTAGAGAATCTTCGCAAAAGAGTCGAGACCGTCGAGAAAAAACTTTCGGGAGAAAGATACCGTCCGGGGGTTTTCTGCCTTGAGTGGCTTGACCCTCCGTATGCGGCCGGGCACTGGGTGCCGGAAATGGTAATGACGGCTGGAGGAGAACCGCTCATCTCAAGGGTGGGAGAACCTTCGTTTAAGACAAGCTGGAATGAGATACTAGAGGCGAACCCTGATTACATGATCATAATGCCCTGCGGGTTCGACATAGAAAAAACGCTTGACGGAATAGAAGAGGTAACGGGCAGGGTAAGGCAATGGCACGTACTGCGCTCCGTAAGAAAAGGCCACTGTTACGTAGTGGATGCGAATTCCTATTTCAGCAGGTCTTCACCCAGGGTAGTTGATGGAATTGAACTGCTGGCAGGAGTAATCCACCCCGACATATTTACGCAACGACCGAAGGATAACTCGGTCTTAAACTTGAAAAACCACTTCTATCTGCAGACTTTTCTCGGTTAG
- the rpmB gene encoding 50S ribosomal protein L28, producing MARRCAITGKKPLFGNSVSHANNHVKRRQNPNLHWKRIYVPELDRYVRVKISARALRTITKKGLMPYLRDEGLTLRDITR from the coding sequence ATGGCCCGCCGCTGCGCTATAACAGGAAAAAAGCCCCTTTTCGGAAACAGCGTTTCCCACGCGAACAACCACGTTAAAAGACGCCAGAATCCGAACCTGCACTGGAAGAGAATATACGTTCCGGAGCTGGACAGATACGTGAGGGTAAAAATCTCCGCCCGTGCGCTGAGGACAATCACCAAAAAAGGTCTTATGCCCTACCTGAGGGACGAGGGCCTCACCCTGAGAGACATAACCCGCTGA
- a CDS encoding ketoacyl-ACP synthase III: MKYAKIIGTGSSVPETVLSNSDLEKMVDTSDEWITSRTGIKERRIADENTAASDVAYGAAEKALKAAGVSPQQLDVIIVGTITPDFIFPSTGCILQSRLGAKKAYAFDLMAGCSGFLYALHVAEGIIKSGGAEKILVIGADVLSKVTDFEDRSTCILFGDGAGAAVLTASDEPGILSSILNSDGNDWDLLYVPAGGSRTPIDEEVLKSREQYIKMEGNDVFKVAVKSMESATMDAISKANVSPEDIDLFVPHQANYRILEAVRKRLDFPEEKVFANLDKYGNTSGASIPLALDEAVRQGSVGEGSLVLFAAFGAGFTWGASVVKF, from the coding sequence TTGAAGTACGCAAAGATCATAGGAACCGGTTCTTCGGTTCCCGAGACCGTGCTTTCCAATTCAGACCTGGAAAAGATGGTCGACACTTCCGACGAGTGGATTACGTCCAGGACCGGAATTAAAGAACGGAGAATCGCGGATGAAAACACTGCCGCCTCCGATGTTGCCTATGGCGCCGCCGAAAAAGCCCTGAAGGCCGCCGGCGTAAGCCCCCAGCAGCTAGACGTGATCATAGTTGGAACCATAACCCCGGATTTTATCTTCCCCTCAACCGGCTGCATTCTCCAGAGCCGCCTCGGAGCGAAGAAGGCATACGCCTTCGATCTTATGGCCGGCTGCTCGGGATTTCTTTACGCACTTCACGTCGCCGAGGGAATTATAAAATCTGGAGGCGCGGAAAAAATCCTCGTAATAGGCGCAGACGTTCTCTCGAAAGTCACTGATTTTGAGGACCGCTCAACCTGCATACTTTTCGGTGACGGGGCGGGGGCCGCAGTTCTCACCGCCTCTGACGAACCGGGAATTCTCTCATCCATTCTCAATTCGGACGGAAACGACTGGGACCTTCTCTATGTTCCGGCGGGAGGCTCGAGAACGCCGATTGACGAGGAAGTGCTTAAGAGCAGGGAGCAGTACATAAAGATGGAGGGAAACGACGTCTTCAAGGTCGCGGTCAAAAGTATGGAGTCGGCAACCATGGACGCCATCTCCAAGGCAAACGTCTCTCCCGAAGACATTGATCTCTTCGTCCCGCACCAGGCAAACTACAGGATTTTGGAAGCCGTGAGGAAAAGACTTGATTTCCCGGAGGAAAAAGTGTTCGCAAACCTCGACAAATACGGGAACACCTCAGGGGCATCCATTCCGCTCGCCCTTGACGAGGCAGTTCGCCAGGGAAGCGTAGGAGAAGGAAGTCTTGTGCTGTTCGCGGCTTTCGGAGCCGGTTTTACCTGGGGCGCTTCGGTGGTAAAGTTCTGA
- a CDS encoding glutamate--tRNA ligase → MRACLFLRECCLPPRACLAPAEGNRIRALLRPGFPQAQGRILSRLSSGGENIFSCPYYTVAARELPSPLPWSISFFTASACKIVFVKIVTRFAPSPTGALHVGAARTAIFNWLFSASLGGDFLLRIEDTDRARSEEKFERQIVESLKWLGLKWQGEIVRQSERLDTYGQLAERLVDEEKAYRCYVAAEELARRREEAREKGEVFRYRREWSQIGAAPGKPYAVRLSVSLGEKISVEDLVRGGIVFDSSEIEDFVILKADGFPTYNFAAAVDDAQMGISHVIRGDDHIINAPRQILIADALGLAKPKLAHVPMILGSDGKKLSKRHGAESVTEYRLRGYLPEAVLNYLVRLGWSFGDQEIFTVEELIEKFSLKGIGKSPSVFDSQKFLWLNGKYLRDLPEERISEGVVSLIKQTELPEPPPAQLRKIIAQMRERSETLNEIVEQSLYFFTDDFEYDEKAADKFLVERSGEIFELLSEELSRVENFSHDDIHGGFERVMQRTGLGLGKIAQPVRVALTGSTKSPGIFDVVEILGRDTVARRLARAIDFTRSRSA, encoded by the coding sequence TTGAGAGCTTGCCTTTTCCTTCGAGAATGCTGTTTACCACCACGGGCTTGTCTCGCGCCTGCGGAGGGTAATCGCATTCGTGCGTTACTCCGACCAGGGTTTCCTCAAGCCCAAGGGCGAATATTATCTCGGTTGAGCTCGGGAGGAGAGAACATATTCTCATGCCCTTATTATACAGTCGCCGCAAGAGAACTCCCAAGCCCCCTTCCATGGAGCATTTCTTTTTTTACCGCTTCGGCGTGTAAAATAGTCTTTGTGAAGATCGTAACAAGATTCGCTCCCAGCCCCACGGGCGCTCTTCATGTGGGAGCGGCCCGCACCGCTATTTTCAACTGGCTTTTTTCCGCGAGTCTTGGCGGAGATTTCCTGCTCAGGATTGAGGATACCGACCGCGCGCGCTCCGAGGAGAAATTCGAACGGCAGATCGTAGAATCGCTTAAGTGGCTCGGACTTAAGTGGCAGGGGGAAATCGTCCGCCAGTCAGAGCGACTTGACACTTACGGACAACTTGCCGAGCGGCTGGTTGACGAGGAAAAAGCGTACAGATGCTATGTTGCGGCCGAGGAACTCGCGCGCAGGAGAGAAGAAGCCAGAGAGAAAGGGGAGGTCTTCAGATACAGAAGGGAGTGGTCGCAGATCGGCGCCGCCCCCGGAAAACCCTACGCCGTTAGGCTTTCCGTGTCCCTGGGAGAAAAGATTTCCGTTGAGGATCTCGTCCGCGGCGGGATAGTTTTTGACTCTTCGGAAATTGAAGACTTCGTGATACTGAAAGCCGACGGGTTTCCGACCTACAATTTCGCTGCCGCGGTTGATGACGCGCAGATGGGAATATCTCACGTTATAAGGGGCGATGACCACATAATAAACGCCCCGAGGCAGATACTGATAGCCGACGCGCTCGGTCTGGCGAAGCCCAAGCTTGCCCATGTTCCGATGATACTCGGGTCTGACGGAAAAAAACTCTCAAAGCGCCACGGAGCGGAATCCGTTACGGAGTACCGACTGCGCGGATATCTTCCCGAGGCGGTACTTAACTACCTGGTGAGACTGGGGTGGTCTTTCGGGGATCAGGAGATTTTTACAGTAGAGGAACTCATTGAAAAATTCAGCCTGAAAGGCATCGGTAAATCCCCTTCGGTGTTTGACTCTCAGAAATTCCTCTGGCTTAACGGAAAATACTTAAGGGACCTGCCCGAGGAGCGCATATCAGAAGGGGTGGTTTCTCTCATTAAGCAGACGGAGCTGCCTGAACCGCCTCCCGCACAGCTTCGCAAAATAATCGCACAGATGCGCGAGCGTTCGGAGACGCTGAACGAAATTGTGGAGCAGTCCCTTTATTTTTTCACCGATGATTTTGAATACGACGAAAAGGCGGCGGATAAATTCCTGGTGGAGCGAAGCGGCGAGATTTTCGAGCTTCTCTCAGAAGAGCTCTCCCGAGTTGAGAATTTTTCCCATGATGATATTCACGGAGGCTTCGAGCGCGTAATGCAGCGCACGGGTCTCGGCCTCGGGAAGATAGCCCAGCCCGTAAGAGTAGCGCTTACCGGTTCGACAAAGAGCCCGGGAATCTTCGATGTCGTTGAGATACTGGGCAGGGACACAGTTGCGCGGCGCCTTGCCAGGGCAATTGACTTTACAAGGTCCCGGAGTGCTTGA
- a CDS encoding dephospho-CoA kinase — MKIYGLTGNIGSGKSTVARMLRELGAFTLDADEVAREIVSPGEPALAEIVAGFGREILREDGTLDREALAEVVFADERERARLNRITHPRILERIKERISTRDDEQQMVFVEASLIDRKSGGLNDLIDGLVVVTCPGELRERRVAERDGMSPEEIRRRMDSQMSEAEKASQADFLIENSSDMENLGAQVCALFEALCAVES; from the coding sequence ATGAAAATATACGGACTCACGGGAAACATAGGTTCGGGCAAGTCGACGGTGGCGCGGATGCTTCGCGAACTGGGGGCCTTCACCCTGGACGCGGATGAGGTGGCGAGGGAAATCGTGAGCCCAGGGGAACCGGCGCTTGCGGAAATCGTTGCCGGCTTCGGCAGGGAAATTCTCCGCGAGGACGGCACACTTGACCGCGAGGCCCTTGCCGAAGTGGTGTTTGCAGACGAAAGAGAGCGCGCGCGGCTAAACCGGATAACCCATCCTAGGATTCTTGAGCGCATAAAGGAGAGAATATCCACCCGAGACGACGAGCAACAGATGGTGTTCGTCGAGGCATCTCTCATAGATCGCAAAAGCGGCGGTCTTAATGACCTGATCGACGGTCTGGTGGTGGTTACGTGTCCCGGGGAGTTGAGGGAGCGCAGGGTGGCGGAGCGCGACGGCATGTCGCCTGAGGAAATCCGTCGCCGCATGGATTCCCAGATGTCTGAAGCGGAAAAGGCATCCCAGGCCGATTTTCTGATAGAAAATTCCTCCGACATGGAGAATCTGGGCGCTCAGGTGTGTGCCTTATTCGAGGCTCTTTGCGCCGTTGAGTCTTGA
- a CDS encoding AEC family transporter — protein MTLSSIPELANIVLPAFLVIAAGFLFSRTKKIDISSINELVVYVTTPCLIISSLSDFTMDPSVTARLFLSISAVIFVTIIIGGALAKALKLDSRVYVPPVVFANTGNLGLPLCLFAFGQYGFNIAILCVVSTMLLHYTVGILILGSGKNHLREIFRLPLIYATVAGIIINSVGFQIPVVIERPVALLGDITIPAMLFSLGYKLSEMKISRLWLSFFFGSARIFLGVFLGVLFVNMFGLKGVEAKVVILECSMPPAVFNFVLAEKYGRDSETVASIIVAGTAVSLLVLPFVISYLVNQ, from the coding sequence ATGACTCTTTCCTCAATCCCAGAGCTTGCAAACATCGTCCTGCCTGCGTTTCTTGTAATCGCCGCGGGTTTTCTTTTCAGCAGAACAAAGAAAATAGACATTTCCTCGATTAACGAGCTTGTGGTCTACGTGACCACGCCGTGTCTCATAATCTCGTCCCTCTCAGACTTCACGATGGACCCGTCCGTGACGGCAAGGCTGTTTCTCTCGATATCGGCGGTCATTTTCGTCACCATCATAATCGGCGGGGCGCTCGCGAAGGCACTTAAGCTTGACTCGAGGGTGTACGTGCCTCCCGTGGTTTTCGCGAACACGGGAAACCTGGGGCTTCCCCTCTGTCTTTTCGCATTCGGGCAGTACGGGTTCAACATTGCGATACTCTGTGTCGTCTCGACCATGCTGCTTCACTACACTGTGGGAATTCTGATTCTCGGGTCCGGGAAGAATCATCTGCGCGAGATATTCAGGCTTCCCCTGATATACGCCACCGTAGCCGGAATAATCATAAACTCGGTCGGCTTTCAGATCCCGGTAGTTATCGAGAGGCCAGTAGCCCTTCTCGGGGATATCACCATACCCGCGATGCTTTTCTCGCTCGGATACAAGCTCTCCGAGATGAAAATCTCCAGGCTTTGGCTTTCATTCTTCTTCGGTTCCGCGAGGATATTCCTCGGGGTCTTTCTGGGAGTACTGTTCGTAAATATGTTCGGCCTGAAGGGAGTCGAGGCGAAAGTGGTCATTCTCGAGTGCTCGATGCCTCCCGCGGTCTTTAACTTCGTGCTCGCGGAGAAATACGGGAGGGACTCGGAGACGGTCGCGTCAATAATAGTGGCCGGAACGGCAGTTTCCCTTCTGGTGCTTCCGTTCGTTATTTCGTATCTCGTAAATCAGTGA